The DNA segment GTATCTTTGGTTAACTGAGAGTTTGAGGGTTTTCCCAAAGCCTTTTACAGCAGTACTACTGGACACCGCTGCTACACAGCAGTTTTTTTCCAACAAGCATCTGCAGGATGTCTTTGTCTTCTAGGATCTGGAACTACCTCAACTAATGGACACAGCAGACTGGTCATGTATACGTTTCAGAATGGACGTGACATCAATAGTCTGTGACCAATGATCATGTTTTCATTTAGGTTCCTGTTTTCATGATTGTGGATTAATTCCCAACCACCCAAAATCAAACATTAAACAATTACATATATGTAAAATCAGTCCTTATTTGTAATTTCTCCGTATTTCTCCTTACATTCAgctaaaaaaacatgtttactaAGCTATATTTCCTTTCGGTTTTGTATTTCAACCACAAGCTATAGGTTTACGAGCAAAATTCCAAAAATATATCTATTCATTATGATAAATGCAATTTCAGTATTAATCCCATTTAATTTCACACATAAAtcaacaaacagaaaaatgaGTCCATCACCTGGGTTGAGTATTTTCCCCCAAACACAGAACAGACATCTGTAGCAACAGTCAGCCATGGTCCTGAGTTTTGACAATTTTACTTGgtgggttatctcccttcagcAGTGTGTCCACAGCAGATCTCTTGCCCCCTGGAGCATGTCGAACCAGTCCTTGGTTCACCTCCAGGGTGCGTTGTATAATGTCTGAGTGTGACCTCATGTGAACATTAAGTTGTGCCTTGTTGATAGTTTCAAAACCACACTGACAGCATTTGAATACCACCCAGCAGACAGGTTGACGACCATCAGGTCCCATAGAGTTATTTAATCTCCcttcgagtattttcttttCTGAGATGAGAATCTTTTCCAACATGTCAGGGTCGCTGGTGTTGCTGCTGTCAATACGACAGTCATAGTCAATGGCGgcattgatgacgtcattggTGAACTCATAGCTGTAGTTTCTGTCGCTGGCATGCCTCCACATGTGAGACTTGAGTGAGGGCAGATGATGGCAGACATAGCCGCAGAGATTACATTTGTACTGTTCCAGGGGCTGCTGAACATACCGCTGGTCGTTGATGTGACGCTTCATGTGAGATTTCAAACTCCTACTAGATACAGCAGTAAAGTCACACATCTCACATttcagggttttagtttcttcaTGAATGCGAGCATGATCTGTAAAAACAGCTACACTTGTTGTAGTGAATTCACACTGGGAACATTTGAGATTTTCCTTCTTGGGCAAGAAATCCTTTGGAACTTCGTAGTCCGAATCAGTGGCATCCGAATCTTCAATGCTTTCAGGCTGGTCTTTGTAACAAAGCTCCTGCTTGTGAGAGCGCAATTCCAGCTTCGTAACAAATAGTTTGTTACAAAGGTCACATTTGTGATAGTACTGATCAGCATGGAAGCGGAGATGGTTCCTGTAAGCCATTGGGTCATTAGTTTCAAAGTCGCACATGTGGCAGATCAACGGGTCCTTATCACTGTGAGCTCTCATGTGGGCTCTTAACTGACTCTTGTAGTTGAAGGTGGAGGGGCAGAGTTTGCATGGATAGGTACGCATCTTACAGTGACGAATCATATGATCCTGCAGAGACTCACTGGAACCGGCAATAAAGTCACATAGTGAACATTCAAAGGGCTTCTTGGACTTGTGAAGACGCATGTGTAATCGGATCAGAAGTGTTCTGGAGTTGCTATAATGACAAAGCTTACATCTGTATTTAGTTTCTCCATCTTCTTCAATCTTCTCCATGTTTTCAATAGGGTCTACATTGAGTTCATCTTCATTAGATTCCCTCCTACTCCTGCGTCTTGACTGGCGTCTGCCTGGCAAGTTCTTAGCAGATTCATCCGTTTCACTCTCAGACTTCGACCGTTCTCTTAGCTGTTCAATGACAGCAAGCAGTGAGGAACAAATACCTGTCTTAGGTTTTGCAGACTCACTTGACAAATCTTCTGAAACAACTTCATCATCAGATTCTGTGTCACTATCAACCTCAGATGAATCGTTACTCGGCTTCACATTTTCTTCCTCACCAGTCTGAAGAGCACACACAGGGTTGCGATTAGGACCCTTCTTCAGCAAGGACAAAAGTGTGACTGCTTCTTCACTGTGCTTTTTAGCCCTGGTTAAAGGTCcctttgaaacattttcttcTGTAACAGTCATCTTCTCCAACTGAGATAACTTTTTGGCTTGAACTGCTTCCAACCTCTCTTTAGCAGCTTGTCGCGTGCGAGCTCTTGTTACCATAGAAGGAGAACTACTTTGATTTACTGGTACCATTTCAGGTGACCCTGCACGGTCTGTCCAGTCATCATGCTGGGATTGTTCCACCACACGAGGACTGTTCTGTTGGCTCTTCATGCCAGTAAATCCAGAGGCAGATGGAACCGAGTCAACTGTTTCAACTACCACACTAACTTCCCCAGTCTTTGACTCTTCAGCCTCTTTATCAAAACAAATTCTCTTGGCTACTTGTAGTATATTTGTATCATCTCTCTGAATAGGTTTCTCTGGGCCTAGCTTTGCACCAGCTGATGGAGATTCAGAAGACTCTTTACTCAATGTGGATAGTGAACCTTGCTCACTGGATGGAGATTTACTCTTTGCTATGATAGAGGGTTTGAGCAATTTGGATGATGCTCTGGGAGGACTAGTGGTTTTTGATCCAACTAATGGTGTCACACCGGAGATAACTACTTTTTTTCCTGGACTGTTTGATGTTTCAACTAGATTCAACTCAGAAGTTGTGACAGTTTCTTCATTTCCAATATGTGCTATTGGAGCAGATTCTTTCATCTGTACTTCTTTGCTTGATGAAGGGATGTTTATTACAGAAGCAGTTTTCTGATGAGGCTCTCGAACTAAGGCCAGTGTTTTACCAtcaatggtctgcatctggcaGATGGCAGTTCCTCCTGCAACTGTCTTTGGAGCAATGTCAGTTTTAACAAGCTTGATATTAGTGATAGTGTTGTCACTGACAGATCTGAAAACATGGGTAACTGGTGCAGCAATCTGAGTTGGGGTCTTTTGAGATTCTGAGTTAGTTTTCTGCACAGTGAAGTCACCAAGAGGAGTTGAGACTTTCCCATTTTCCTGATTCTCTGCATCATCAGTGCCTCCAGAAAATGATTGGGGAGGTACTTTTGGTGTTGGTATGTCATCGTACATACTAAGAGGGCCATTCTGAAACATCGGGTAGTCAATGGCTTGGTTTCCTGAGTGTTTCCAGATATGAGCTTTGATTGTTCGCTGATACTCACAAGTGTAGCCACAGATGATGCACTTGAATCGGCCTGTTGATGGATCATGTGTGAAAGGGGTATTCTCAGAGTTCTTGCATGTATTTTCTTTCGTTACTGGAGCAACCAGAAATGTCTGATCTGCCTTCAAGTCTGCAGGTGGCTGTGGCTGCTGCTGAGGTggctgttgtttttgttgctgctgctgttgttgtggCTTCTCTTGGTCCACTTTCACAGATGGCTTCACTCTATGAGTCAGCATGTGTTTGATAAACACTGTTGCTTCCTTGTGGACAAAGCTGCATTCTGTACACTTGTAGGCTGCATTGTCTGGGAGGGTAGCTTCAATGACTCGTATCTCCTTAGGAGCAGATTGGCCAATCTTCGATGTTTTTTCAACTAGTTTGGAAACATCAGGCTTCTTTTCTACTTGTGCCTCAGTCTTGatgtgagaccacatgtgtgtCTTCATAGTGTCTGCATCTGGGGCAGTAAATCCACATTCTGTGCACTTAATCATGACATGCTTGCTCTGCTCTGCTTTAGGAGCTGTTCCAAGAGGCAGCGGAGGTGTTGCTTGGGCTCTTGGAGGTTGAGGTGTTGAGGACAAAGGTGAAACTAACTTTTCAGAGAGAGGTGGTTTCAATATATGAGTGTCAGCATGTGAAGCAAGCTTGTTAATATCTGCTGTTACAAAGGAGCATTCGCTACACTTGAACACCTTATCATGAGACTGGATGTGTTTCACAATCAGACTTTGATCGCCCGCAACAAAGTCACAAAGTTCACAAGCATAGATTCTGTCAGTATTGTGGGTATCCTTGAGATGTTTTTCAAAAGCTTCTTGATCAGCCAGATACACTGAACACAAACTACACTTAATCAATTTCTGTGTTGTGTGGAGTTTGATATGATTCGTGAGATGCCCTTTTTTCCTGAAAGATGCATTGCAATGCTCACATTCATACGGTCTCTCATTGGTATGGACAACTAAATGCTCACGCAAGGAGTGACTGCGTTTCCCAGCATAATCGCAAAATGGACACTTGTATGGACGTTCAGGATTATGAACCAGGTCAATGTGCTGCTTCAGGTAGTGCTTATTGTGGCTGGAGTAATCACATTCATCACACTTATGGACAGCATCAGATAAATGAGTCTGTCCTGGACTTGATGACGGTGGAACTGTCCCAACATGTTCAATGATCACACAGGGTATAGCATCCTTATCAAAGTTATCTGTGTTTAAGGGAGATGATGCTACAATAGTTATAACAGGAGCAGATCTAGATGGTGCTGTGTTGTCCTTGACAACAAGGCTTTCAGATCCATGGGTGGCAA comes from the Haliotis asinina isolate JCU_RB_2024 chromosome 12, JCU_Hal_asi_v2, whole genome shotgun sequence genome and includes:
- the LOC137258113 gene encoding zinc finger protein 507-like, with the protein product MSEGCPVSLVPVTRMETVATHGSESLVVKDNTAPSRSAPVITIVASSPLNTDNFDKDAIPCVIIEHVGTVPPSSSPGQTHLSDAVHKCDECDYSSHNKHYLKQHIDLVHNPERPYKCPFCDYAGKRSHSLREHLVVHTNERPYECEHCNASFRKKGHLTNHIKLHTTQKLIKCSLCSVYLADQEAFEKHLKDTHNTDRIYACELCDFVAGDQSLIVKHIQSHDKVFKCSECSFVTADINKLASHADTHILKPPLSEKLVSPLSSTPQPPRAQATPPLPLGTAPKAEQSKHVMIKCTECGFTAPDADTMKTHMWSHIKTEAQVEKKPDVSKLVEKTSKIGQSAPKEIRVIEATLPDNAAYKCTECSFVHKEATVFIKHMLTHRVKPSVKVDQEKPQQQQQQQKQQPPQQQPQPPADLKADQTFLVAPVTKENTCKNSENTPFTHDPSTGRFKCIICGYTCEYQRTIKAHIWKHSGNQAIDYPMFQNGPLSMYDDIPTPKVPPQSFSGGTDDAENQENGKVSTPLGDFTVQKTNSESQKTPTQIAAPVTHVFRSVSDNTITNIKLVKTDIAPKTVAGGTAICQMQTIDGKTLALVREPHQKTASVINIPSSSKEVQMKESAPIAHIGNEETVTTSELNLVETSNSPGKKVVISGVTPLVGSKTTSPPRASSKLLKPSIIAKSKSPSSEQGSLSTLSKESSESPSAGAKLGPEKPIQRDDTNILQVAKRICFDKEAEESKTGEVSVVVETVDSVPSASGFTGMKSQQNSPRVVEQSQHDDWTDRAGSPEMVPVNQSSSPSMVTRARTRQAAKERLEAVQAKKLSQLEKMTVTEENVSKGPLTRAKKHSEEAVTLLSLLKKGPNRNPVCALQTGEEENVKPSNDSSEVDSDTESDDEVVSEDLSSESAKPKTGICSSLLAVIEQLRERSKSESETDESAKNLPGRRQSRRRSRRESNEDELNVDPIENMEKIEEDGETKYRCKLCHYSNSRTLLIRLHMRLHKSKKPFECSLCDFIAGSSESLQDHMIRHCKMRTYPCKLCPSTFNYKSQLRAHMRAHSDKDPLICHMCDFETNDPMAYRNHLRFHADQYYHKCDLCNKLFVTKLELRSHKQELCYKDQPESIEDSDATDSDYEVPKDFLPKKENLKCSQCEFTTTSVAVFTDHARIHEETKTLKCEMCDFTAVSSRSLKSHMKRHINDQRYVQQPLEQYKCNLCGYVCHHLPSLKSHMWRHASDRNYSYEFTNDVINAAIDYDCRIDSSNTSDPDMLEKILISEKKILEGRLNNSMGPDGRQPVCWVVFKCCQCGFETINKAQLNVHMRSHSDIIQRTLEVNQGLVRHAPGGKRSAVDTLLKGDNPPSKIVKTQDHG